CCCAGACGCAGGAAAACTCTACGACTAAGAATAAAGAATATGTTGTAGCTCTGCAGCTTACCAAAGAAGGAACAACCAAATTTGCAGAAGCAACAGCAGCAAATGTAGGAAAACAGATTTCCATTATTTATGATGGACAGACAATCAGTTCACCAAGAGTTAATCAGGCAATCGAAGGCGGAGAAGCCGTTATCACAGGGATGTCAAGCTATGAAGAAGCAGACAATCTTGCAGCTACCATCCGAATCGGTGGACTTTCTCTGGAACTGGAAGAACTTCGCTCTAATGTAGTAGCTGCACAGCTCGGAGAAGAAGCAATCAGCACAAGCTTAATGGCTGGTGCCATCGGACTTGCCATCATCTTCGTATTTATGTGCTTCGTATATCTGATTCCGGGACTTGCAGCAGGTCTAGCACTTCTGATCTATACAGGACTGATCCTGGTGCTTTTAAATGCATTTAATATCACGCTTACCCTTCCGGGTATTGCAGGTATCATCCTTGGAATCGGTATGGCAGTCGATGCCAACGTTATCATTTTCGCCCGTGTGCGTGAAGAAGTGACAACAGGTATCAGTATTAAGACTTCCCTGAAGAATGGTTTCCACAAAGCACTGTCTGCGATCGTTGACGGTAACGTAACAACTCTGATCGCTGCAGCTATTCTCTGGTTCAAGGGTTCAGGTTCTGTAAAAGGATTTGCACAGACACTGGCACTTGGTATTGTTGTGTCAATGTTTACGGCACTTGTTATTACCAGGATCATCATTTTCTCTCTGTATGCGATTGGTCTTCGTGATGTGAAATTTTATGCGAAGAAATTCAAAAAAGAAAGAAAAGTTATCGACTTTCTCGGAAAGAAAGCCATTTTCTTTGCAATATCAATTGCTGTGATCGCAGCAGGTTTTGTAACAATGGGAGTCCAGTCGGGAAAAGGTGAAGGTGCGCTGAACTACAGCCTGGAATTCAAGGGCGGTACGGCTACAACCGTAACATTTGATAAAGATTACTCGATCAAAGAGATTGATTCAAAGATCGTTCCGGTTGTAGAAGATGTGACTGGAGATCACAATGTACAGGCACAGAAAGTAAAAGACAGCAATCAGATCATCATCAAGACACAGACGCTGAATCTTGACGAAAGAGAAGCACTTAACAATGCGCTTGCTGATAAATTTGGTGTAGACACATCGACAATTACAGCAGAAAATATCAGTTCTACGGTAAGCTCCGAGATGAGACAGGATGCGATCATTGCAGTTATCATTTCAGCGATCTGTATGCTGATCTATATCTGGTTCCGGTTCAAAGATGTACGTTTCGCATCAAGTGCGGTTCTTGCTCTTTTACACGATTTGTTATTTGTGCTTACATTCTATGCACTTGCAAGAACATCTGTCGGTAATACATTTATCGCATGTATGCTGACAATCCTTGGATATTCTATCAATGCGACGATCGTTATTTTCGACCGTATCCGTGAAGAGCTTCGGGTCATGAAGAGAAACGATGATCTGAAAGCGCTTGTAAACAGAAGTATCACTTATACACTGACAAGAAGTATTTACACAACATTTACTACATTTGTCATGGTAGCGGTTCTTTATATCATGGGTGTAAGCTCTATTAAAGAATTTGCAGCACCTCTTATGGTTGGTATTGCAGGTGGCGGATATTCATCTGTATGTATCACCGGTGCATTATGGTATGTAATGAAAACAAAAATCGGCGGCAAAAAAGCAGCGAAAAAGAAATAACTGACAGAAAATGAGGTGTCGGAGGAGAATCCTCCGGCATCTTTGTATTATCTGACTATCAAAGAAAGGAAAAGAGAAAATGGAGAACTGGGTACTTCTGAGAAAAGGAGCGGATTTTCAGCATATCAGTGAGAAATTCCATATCAGTCCGCGAGTGGCTTCCCTGATAAGAAACCGGGATGTGATCGGGGATGATGCGATCGAGAAATATTTAAACGGTACGATCGCCGATCTGTACGATGGAATGCTGATGAAGGATATGGACAAGGCAGTAGCGGTTCTTGGAGAAAAGATAAAAGAAAATGCAAAAATCAGGATCATCGGAGACTATGATATTGATGGAATCCAGTCGACCTATATTCTTCTGGAGGGATTCCGGATGCTCGGAGCTGATGTGGACAGTGACATTCCGGATCGTATGAAGGACGGGTATGGTCTGAACCGGAACCTGATCGACCGGGCGCTGGAGGCCGACGTGGATACGATCGTTACCTGTGATAACGGGATTGCGGCGGCAGAGGAGATCGCCTATGCAAAAAGTATGGGAATGACGATTGTGGTGACGGATCATCATGAGGTCCCGTATACGGAAATTGGTGCGGGACGAAGATATATTCTGCCGGAGGCAGATGCGGTTGTGGATCCGAAGCAGGAGGACTGTACTTATCCGTTCAAAGGGCTGTGCGGGGCTGCGGTTGCTTACAAGCTGGTGGAGGCTCTGATGGAAGCCATGGGAAAAGATGCGGAAGATGCAGACTATCTGATGGAAAATGTGGCAATCGCAACGATCGGTGATGTTATGGATCTGGTGGACGAAAACCGTATTTTCGTTAAACAGGGACTGGATATGCTGAAACGGACGGAGAATCTGGGACTGAAGGCGCTGATGGGATGTACTGGTGTGAATGTAGATAAGCTGTCTCCGTATCACATTGGATTTGTGATCGGTCCGTGTATGAATGCCAGTGGAAGACTGGATACAGCAAAGCGTGCCCTGGAGCTTCTGGAGGCAAAGAAAGTGGCGGAGGCGGATCTGCTGGCAGGTGATCTGAAAGCACTCAATGACAGCCGGAAGGATATGACGGCGCAGGCGGTAGAAGAGGCGTTTATCCAGGTGGAGAACAGTGAACTTAAGGATGCAGACGTGCTGGTGGTCTACCTGCCGGAATGTCATGAAAGCCTTGCCGGGATCGTGGCAGGAAGGATCCGGGAAAAATATTACCGTCCGGTCTTTGTGCTGACGAAGGGCGCGGAAGGTTTAAAGGGCTCAGGAAGATCGATCGAGACCTGGCACATGTATGAAGGACTGAACCGGGTAAAGCATCTGTTGTCAAAATTTGGCGGGCATAAGATGGCGGCAGGTCTCTCCATGCCGGAGGAGAATCTGGAACAGTTCCGTAAGGAGATTAACGAAAAATCCGGGATCACACCAGAGGATCTGAATGAAAAGATTGCCATAGATATGCAGCTCCCGTTTGAATGTGTCAATGAAAAATTTATCGGAGAGCTTGCGGTTCTGGAACCATTTGGCAAAGGAAATGCACGTCCGGTCTTTGCAGAAAGACAGGTACAGGTGGAAAGTGCGAGAATCCTTGGCAAGAATAAAAATG
The sequence above is drawn from the Coprococcus comes ATCC 27758 genome and encodes:
- a CDS encoding protein translocase subunit SecDF; its protein translation is MKKSKGIVSLVLIAALLGLLGFTCWQGFGSSHTGSARNINLGLDLAGGVSITYQAKDKNPSAEDMKDTIYKLQKRVEQYSTEASVYQEGDDRINIEIPGVSDANKVLEELGKPGSLVFQDADGNTVLEGTDVKNAEAQTQENSTTKNKEYVVALQLTKEGTTKFAEATAANVGKQISIIYDGQTISSPRVNQAIEGGEAVITGMSSYEEADNLAATIRIGGLSLELEELRSNVVAAQLGEEAISTSLMAGAIGLAIIFVFMCFVYLIPGLAAGLALLIYTGLILVLLNAFNITLTLPGIAGIILGIGMAVDANVIIFARVREEVTTGISIKTSLKNGFHKALSAIVDGNVTTLIAAAILWFKGSGSVKGFAQTLALGIVVSMFTALVITRIIIFSLYAIGLRDVKFYAKKFKKERKVIDFLGKKAIFFAISIAVIAAGFVTMGVQSGKGEGALNYSLEFKGGTATTVTFDKDYSIKEIDSKIVPVVEDVTGDHNVQAQKVKDSNQIIIKTQTLNLDEREALNNALADKFGVDTSTITAENISSTVSSEMRQDAIIAVIISAICMLIYIWFRFKDVRFASSAVLALLHDLLFVLTFYALARTSVGNTFIACMLTILGYSINATIVIFDRIREELRVMKRNDDLKALVNRSITYTLTRSIYTTFTTFVMVAVLYIMGVSSIKEFAAPLMVGIAGGGYSSVCITGALWYVMKTKIGGKKAAKKK
- the recJ gene encoding single-stranded-DNA-specific exonuclease RecJ, coding for MENWVLLRKGADFQHISEKFHISPRVASLIRNRDVIGDDAIEKYLNGTIADLYDGMLMKDMDKAVAVLGEKIKENAKIRIIGDYDIDGIQSTYILLEGFRMLGADVDSDIPDRMKDGYGLNRNLIDRALEADVDTIVTCDNGIAAAEEIAYAKSMGMTIVVTDHHEVPYTEIGAGRRYILPEADAVVDPKQEDCTYPFKGLCGAAVAYKLVEALMEAMGKDAEDADYLMENVAIATIGDVMDLVDENRIFVKQGLDMLKRTENLGLKALMGCTGVNVDKLSPYHIGFVIGPCMNASGRLDTAKRALELLEAKKVAEADLLAGDLKALNDSRKDMTAQAVEEAFIQVENSELKDADVLVVYLPECHESLAGIVAGRIREKYYRPVFVLTKGAEGLKGSGRSIETWHMYEGLNRVKHLLSKFGGHKMAAGLSMPEENLEQFRKEINEKSGITPEDLNEKIAIDMQLPFECVNEKFIGELAVLEPFGKGNARPVFAERQVQVESARILGKNKNVLKLQVKDLHGTRMDAMYFGDVNTFVEYVREKFGDIACECLLRGHGHGIVMAFTYYPDINEYQGVRTPQIVIQNYK